The following proteins are co-located in the Mycolicibacterium goodii genome:
- a CDS encoding acyclic terpene utilization AtuA family protein — MGSLRIANCSGFYGDRISAAREMVTGGDIDVLTGDYLAELTMFLLWKARSAGRPGYAVTFLRQMEEVLGTCLDRGIKVVTNAGGLDPGRLADDLRAVAQRLGLSPNIAYINGDDLMGRLPALQAGGVDFRNLDTGKLLSEADVPPVTANAYLGGRGVAYALSQGAEIVICPRITDASLVVGPCMWRFGWGDDEYDKLAGAVAAGHVIECGAQATGGNYAFFAEIENLGTPGFPIAEMAPDGSAVITKHAHTGGLVSVGTVTAQLVYEIGDNHYLNPDVTLELDSIHLTQEGPDRVRLSGTRGLPPPPTLKVAVTCEGLHRQSMTFAIPGEDVELKAQWACRGMLETLGGADQFDDVDFRVVRHDQPGSVINELSVAKLVATFSARDPSVLGRRIFDAATGLALSSYPGIYFQDERQQRPTQSGVNWPCLVPAHLVTERVILDDGTEHEIPDRIPVETGPATHSALRTGSVNGRVIGPTARVSLGTVFGARSGDKGANANVGLWARNAEAYRWLEHDFTVAAFRQVLPEADGLEITRTALPNLKAVNFVVHGLLGEGAASGSRFDPQAKGLAEFIRSRFVELPVALLKAGDRSDGTAEAMR, encoded by the coding sequence ATGGGGTCGTTGAGAATCGCGAATTGTTCTGGCTTCTACGGAGACCGCATCTCTGCGGCGCGTGAGATGGTGACCGGTGGTGACATCGATGTGCTCACCGGTGACTACCTGGCCGAGTTGACGATGTTCCTGCTGTGGAAGGCCCGTAGCGCCGGTCGTCCCGGCTACGCCGTCACCTTCCTGCGGCAGATGGAAGAGGTGCTCGGCACCTGCCTGGACCGCGGAATCAAGGTGGTCACAAACGCGGGTGGGCTCGACCCCGGCCGGCTCGCGGACGACTTGAGAGCAGTCGCCCAGCGGCTGGGGCTTTCGCCGAACATCGCGTACATCAACGGTGACGATCTGATGGGCCGGCTCCCCGCACTGCAGGCCGGCGGGGTGGATTTTCGAAACCTCGACACCGGGAAGCTGCTGTCCGAGGCCGACGTGCCGCCGGTCACGGCGAATGCCTACCTCGGCGGTCGCGGCGTGGCCTACGCGCTGTCCCAGGGCGCCGAAATCGTGATCTGTCCGCGGATCACGGATGCCTCGCTGGTGGTGGGCCCGTGCATGTGGCGGTTCGGATGGGGCGATGACGAGTACGACAAGCTCGCGGGCGCGGTCGCGGCCGGCCATGTCATCGAATGCGGCGCGCAGGCTACTGGCGGGAACTATGCGTTCTTCGCCGAGATCGAAAACCTCGGCACACCTGGGTTCCCGATCGCGGAGATGGCGCCGGACGGGTCGGCGGTGATCACCAAACATGCACACACCGGCGGTCTGGTTTCGGTCGGAACGGTCACCGCGCAACTCGTCTACGAGATCGGTGACAACCACTACTTGAACCCTGACGTAACCCTCGAGTTGGATTCCATCCACCTCACGCAGGAGGGGCCGGACCGCGTCCGGCTTTCCGGAACTCGCGGACTGCCGCCCCCGCCGACTCTGAAAGTCGCAGTGACCTGCGAGGGCCTACACCGTCAATCCATGACGTTCGCCATCCCCGGCGAGGACGTCGAACTCAAGGCGCAGTGGGCGTGCCGCGGGATGTTGGAAACCCTCGGTGGTGCAGACCAATTCGACGACGTGGACTTCCGGGTCGTGCGGCACGACCAGCCCGGCTCCGTCATCAACGAGCTGTCGGTGGCGAAACTCGTCGCGACCTTCTCAGCGAGGGACCCGAGCGTGCTCGGCCGCCGGATCTTCGACGCGGCGACCGGACTGGCGTTGTCCAGCTATCCCGGTATCTACTTCCAGGACGAACGCCAACAGCGGCCGACGCAGTCGGGCGTGAATTGGCCCTGCCTGGTACCGGCACATCTGGTGACCGAACGGGTGATCCTCGACGATGGTACCGAGCACGAGATCCCGGACCGCATTCCGGTGGAGACCGGCCCTGCAACACATTCGGCCCTGCGAACCGGAAGTGTGAACGGTCGGGTGATCGGGCCCACCGCACGGGTATCCCTGGGCACAGTGTTCGGCGCTCGATCGGGAGACAAGGGCGCCAACGCCAACGTGGGTCTCTGGGCGCGCAACGCGGAGGCCTATCGATGGCTGGAGCATGACTTCACCGTGGCAGCCTTCCGGCAGGTCTTACCTGAGGCGGACGGCTTGGAAATCACCCGGACCGCATTGCCCAACCTGAAGGCGGTCAACTTCGTCGTCCACGGGCTGCTTGGTGAGGGCGCCGCATCGGGTTCCCGATTCGACCCACAGGCTAAAGGCTTGGCTGAGTTCATTCGCAGTCGGTTCGTCGAGCTGCCCGTGGCCCTATTGAAGGCCGGCGATCGCAGTGACGGTACCGCAGAGGCAATGAGGTGA
- a CDS encoding acyl-CoA dehydrogenase family protein encodes MLELSDEQRDVMQMVHRFVREQIWPLEDELDPDESRLPETEFERLTAMTKAMGLFNLDLPAREGGPEIDLVTRCLLAIEMSQHRAGLYAPCYDVFGHTGQIPLLSAWATPHQREKYLEPSIAGKKWACFALSEPSGGSDPGRNIKTRAVKDGDHWIINGDKLWISFAHEADFALVFARTGGPGREGITCFIVDTDTPGFYVRRIVHTLRSTHPATELQLENVRVPEENILGELGKGFSLANERLSRNRIPYSAGCIGIAVRAQELAIQWAKMRESFGKTLAEHQGIAWMLVENEYDIRTATTMVLSAASAADAGKPFRTEAALAKIAATEAAARVVDRSIQIHGGMGVSREMPLERWYRELRIRRIGEGATEVQKVIVSRDLLNNPYRFFLTR; translated from the coding sequence ATGCTGGAGTTGAGCGACGAACAGCGCGACGTGATGCAGATGGTGCACCGTTTCGTTCGTGAACAGATCTGGCCGCTGGAGGACGAGCTCGATCCGGACGAAAGCCGGCTTCCCGAAACAGAGTTCGAACGACTGACGGCTATGACCAAGGCCATGGGCTTGTTCAACCTCGACCTGCCGGCCAGGGAGGGCGGACCGGAGATCGACCTCGTCACTCGGTGCCTGCTGGCCATCGAGATGTCCCAACATCGCGCGGGACTGTATGCACCCTGCTACGACGTATTTGGACATACCGGACAGATACCGCTGCTGTCGGCGTGGGCGACACCACACCAGCGGGAGAAGTATCTCGAACCGTCAATCGCTGGCAAGAAATGGGCTTGCTTCGCGTTGTCGGAACCCTCGGGAGGCAGCGATCCCGGTCGGAACATCAAGACCCGGGCAGTCAAAGACGGTGACCACTGGATCATCAACGGGGACAAGTTGTGGATCAGCTTCGCCCACGAGGCCGACTTCGCGTTGGTGTTCGCCAGGACCGGGGGACCGGGTCGTGAGGGGATCACGTGCTTCATCGTCGATACGGATACCCCAGGATTTTACGTCCGGCGCATCGTCCACACTCTGCGATCCACCCACCCCGCAACGGAGCTGCAGTTGGAAAACGTACGGGTGCCAGAGGAAAACATCCTCGGCGAGCTGGGCAAGGGCTTCTCGTTGGCCAACGAACGACTGAGTCGAAACCGCATTCCCTACAGTGCGGGCTGTATCGGAATCGCGGTTCGGGCACAGGAACTCGCCATTCAATGGGCAAAAATGCGAGAGTCGTTCGGCAAGACTCTAGCCGAGCACCAGGGCATCGCGTGGATGCTGGTGGAGAACGAATACGACATCCGCACCGCGACGACGATGGTGCTCAGCGCTGCGAGTGCCGCCGACGCGGGGAAGCCGTTCCGCACCGAAGCGGCGCTGGCGAAGATCGCCGCCACCGAGGCAGCCGCAAGGGTGGTCGACCGCTCGATCCAGATCCATGGCGGGATGGGAGTGTCCCGGGAAATGCCCCTGGAACGGTGGTACCGCGAACTGCGCATCCGGCGCATCGGCGAGGGAGCCACCGAGGTGCAGAAGGTGATCGTCAGTCGAGACCTCCTCAACAACCCCTACCGATTCTTTCTCACGAGGTGA
- a CDS encoding MaoC/PaaZ C-terminal domain-containing protein, translating to MGEPFDLPDSFMFTVRSRGRTITEADFAMMTNLTWTTSEIHTNKALMADSPTGERLLAGACVLAFALGLSTPAIKPELESRGISLLALLGYDEVRFQAPLRPGDTIFVESRMASLLRTSRPPRAVVNCTDTLVDSDGRTLCTYARSALCDASAAGVYGVGNHA from the coding sequence ATGGGTGAACCGTTCGATCTTCCTGATTCGTTTATGTTCACGGTCCGCAGCCGCGGCCGGACCATCACCGAGGCCGACTTCGCCATGATGACCAATCTGACGTGGACGACTTCCGAGATCCACACCAACAAGGCGTTGATGGCGGACTCGCCCACCGGGGAGCGGCTCCTAGCCGGCGCCTGCGTCCTGGCGTTCGCACTCGGGTTGTCGACCCCGGCGATCAAGCCCGAACTCGAGTCGCGCGGAATAAGTCTCCTCGCCCTGCTGGGCTACGACGAGGTGCGATTCCAGGCGCCGTTGCGCCCCGGCGACACGATATTCGTCGAGTCGCGGATGGCTTCTTTACTTCGCACGAGCCGGCCGCCCCGCGCGGTGGTGAATTGTACGGACACCCTGGTCGACAGCGACGGCAGGACATTGTGCACGTATGCCCGCAGCGCGCTGTGCGATGCCAGCGCGGCGGGTGTCTACGGGGTGGGCAACCATGCCTAA
- a CDS encoding FadR/GntR family transcriptional regulator, with translation MPTKSSFLLAETILRDIVRDRLKPGDPLPAERIMVEKYGMGRTTVREALRLLEYQGAIQIKQGLNGGPIVQTPNSSHFASTILFLMQMQRTPFRSIVEVRSAIEPMICQLAAERISREALDELQRTIVEMHRIVDEHEATPEFNELNTRFHNVIAWSSGNPLFQYLADSLLDIMDGAVVGVSYSERSERGVIVAHESILAALRERDGTAASEAMQQHLDDWEAYARRRYPDALDQVIPWTWGGGYRAVIPPAHTALGK, from the coding sequence GTGCCGACGAAGTCGTCGTTCCTGCTTGCCGAGACCATCCTGCGGGACATCGTGCGTGACCGGCTGAAGCCGGGGGACCCGCTGCCCGCCGAACGCATCATGGTGGAGAAGTACGGCATGGGCCGAACCACCGTGCGGGAAGCCTTGCGGTTGCTCGAGTATCAAGGCGCCATCCAGATCAAGCAGGGCCTCAACGGGGGCCCCATCGTTCAGACGCCGAACTCCTCGCACTTTGCGAGCACCATCCTGTTCTTGATGCAGATGCAGCGCACACCGTTCCGGTCGATCGTCGAAGTGCGTTCCGCCATCGAACCGATGATCTGTCAGCTCGCGGCGGAGCGGATCTCCCGGGAGGCGCTCGATGAGTTGCAGCGAACCATCGTCGAGATGCACCGAATCGTCGACGAGCACGAAGCCACCCCTGAGTTCAACGAGCTGAATACCCGTTTCCACAACGTCATCGCGTGGTCCTCGGGCAATCCGCTGTTCCAGTACCTTGCCGATTCGTTGCTGGACATCATGGACGGCGCCGTCGTGGGAGTGAGCTACTCCGAGCGCAGCGAGCGTGGGGTCATCGTCGCGCACGAGTCGATCCTGGCGGCACTGCGCGAGCGCGACGGGACCGCTGCGTCGGAGGCGATGCAGCAGCACCTCGACGATTGGGAGGCCTACGCACGCCGCCGTTACCCCGACGCTTTGGACCAAGTCATTCCGTGGACCTGGGGCGGTGGCTATCGTGCCGTGATCCCGCCCGCGCACACTGCATTAGGAAAGTAG
- a CDS encoding SDR family oxidoreductase, with the protein MTSIDIPDIPLAKGLMCGSTAIVTGGGSGLGRGIALGLAACGASVIVSGRRPEVLDDAVAEIRALGGAAAAVPCDIRDPDAVAAMVAEAESALGPVNVLVNNAGATFTAPAETLSPNAFRAVVETDAFGTFYACQEVGRRWIERGTGGAILNITSTSPMTGNPGRIHGGVGKAGVDSLTKSLAVEWGRHGIRVNSLAPGYTPTAGVNKATRVERASAADLARLGAAVPLGRVGTVEDIVWPAVFLVSPAAAFVNGAALIVDGGKWLSSGRTFVAAAGEPVSDPAPS; encoded by the coding sequence ATGACATCCATTGATATCCCCGATATTCCGCTCGCGAAGGGCTTGATGTGTGGTTCGACGGCCATCGTCACCGGCGGTGGCAGTGGTCTGGGTCGGGGGATCGCGCTCGGTCTGGCGGCCTGCGGCGCCTCTGTGATTGTCAGTGGACGTAGGCCGGAGGTTCTCGACGATGCGGTCGCCGAAATCCGCGCATTGGGCGGCGCCGCTGCTGCAGTTCCGTGTGACATCCGGGACCCGGATGCGGTCGCGGCCATGGTGGCGGAGGCCGAGTCCGCACTCGGCCCCGTAAACGTGCTGGTCAACAATGCCGGGGCGACTTTCACAGCCCCCGCTGAAACGCTGTCCCCCAATGCATTTCGTGCGGTTGTAGAAACGGACGCCTTTGGGACCTTCTACGCCTGTCAGGAGGTCGGTCGACGGTGGATCGAGCGGGGTACCGGGGGCGCGATCCTCAACATCACCAGCACATCTCCGATGACCGGCAACCCCGGCCGAATCCATGGCGGTGTGGGCAAGGCCGGCGTCGACTCGCTCACCAAGAGCCTCGCGGTGGAATGGGGCCGGCACGGCATCAGAGTCAACTCCCTGGCCCCTGGTTATACCCCAACGGCAGGCGTGAACAAGGCCACGCGGGTTGAACGGGCCTCGGCAGCGGATCTCGCCCGGCTCGGGGCTGCCGTCCCGCTGGGGCGAGTGGGCACCGTCGAGGACATTGTGTGGCCGGCGGTGTTTCTGGTGTCACCGGCGGCGGCTTTCGTCAACGGTGCGGCGCTGATCGTTGACGGTGGCAAGTGGCTGTCTTCCGGCCGCACGTTCGTGGCGGCAGCAGGCGAGCCGGTGTCGGATCCGGCGCCAAGCTGA
- a CDS encoding iron-containing alcohol dehydrogenase family protein → MGRLYTALGGRLVGQFHGVAEHSPIPAMEEARQFLAEREADAVIAVGGGSSVVTARAANILHAEQCDIRELCTQRTAEGKLVSPKLTKPKLPIWVVPTTPITAYAKAGAAVRDPSTGERLALYDPKVRAQGVMLDPVMALTAPAKLAWSAALNVFSMAVEGLQSRGVDPLADALLCHALRTVIEWLPRLQEDPDESQPRLNLMLAALMSGQGSDYTGGGLAQALSHAVGPRSSAPNGVVEALLLPYAMHLNATNG, encoded by the coding sequence ATGGGCCGGCTGTATACCGCATTGGGCGGGCGCCTGGTCGGACAGTTCCACGGGGTCGCCGAGCATAGCCCGATACCCGCGATGGAGGAGGCGCGACAGTTCCTGGCTGAGCGTGAAGCGGATGCTGTCATCGCGGTCGGCGGCGGGTCATCGGTGGTGACTGCGCGCGCCGCGAACATCCTGCATGCCGAACAGTGCGACATCCGTGAACTGTGCACGCAGCGCACAGCCGAGGGGAAGCTCGTCAGCCCGAAGCTGACCAAACCGAAGCTGCCCATCTGGGTGGTGCCAACCACTCCGATTACTGCCTACGCCAAGGCCGGTGCGGCCGTTCGTGATCCGTCGACTGGAGAGCGACTCGCCCTCTACGACCCCAAAGTGCGGGCGCAGGGCGTTATGCTTGACCCGGTCATGGCGCTCACCGCTCCAGCGAAGCTCGCCTGGTCGGCTGCCCTCAATGTCTTCTCGATGGCAGTGGAGGGCCTGCAGTCCCGCGGCGTCGATCCGCTGGCAGACGCACTGCTATGCCACGCCCTCCGCACGGTCATCGAGTGGCTGCCACGTCTGCAGGAGGATCCGGACGAATCTCAACCGCGCCTCAATCTGATGCTCGCGGCCCTGATGAGCGGTCAAGGCTCTGACTACACCGGAGGTGGCCTGGCGCAGGCGCTTTCGCATGCCGTTGGACCGCGGTCGTCGGCACCCAACGGAGTTGTCGAGGCGCTACTGCTGCCCTATGCGATGCACTTGAACGCAACGAACGGATGA
- a CDS encoding SDR family oxidoreductase: MADSQNLSRVAVITGASSGIGAATARVLHAGGYRVVLVARRRDRIEALAAELGDGAIAIAADVTDRDALVAAAQRVQDELGGADVLINNAGIMLLGPFSSEQRDDYRNMVEINLLGTITTTEVFLDQLKDGGGDLINISSVAGRTARATNGVYAATKWGVNGWSESLRQELLPEVRVTLIEPGVVDTELPSHITHEATRQAVQKGYDEATVKPEEIAEVIAFTLSRPRHLAINEILLRPASQLG; this comes from the coding sequence ATGGCCGACTCTCAGAACCTCTCCCGTGTCGCAGTCATCACCGGCGCATCCTCCGGGATCGGCGCCGCGACCGCGCGCGTCCTGCATGCCGGCGGATACCGGGTGGTGCTTGTCGCGCGCCGGCGCGATCGAATCGAGGCCCTTGCTGCGGAGCTCGGCGACGGCGCGATCGCGATCGCGGCTGACGTGACCGACCGGGACGCACTCGTCGCCGCGGCGCAGCGGGTTCAGGACGAACTCGGCGGGGCTGACGTGCTGATCAACAACGCCGGCATCATGCTCCTCGGCCCGTTCTCCTCCGAACAACGGGACGACTACCGCAACATGGTGGAGATCAACCTGCTCGGCACCATCACAACCACCGAGGTCTTCCTCGATCAGCTCAAAGACGGCGGCGGCGATCTGATCAACATCTCCTCGGTCGCCGGACGCACCGCGAGAGCGACCAACGGCGTCTACGCCGCCACCAAGTGGGGCGTCAACGGCTGGTCCGAATCACTTCGCCAGGAACTGCTGCCCGAAGTCCGCGTCACGTTGATCGAACCGGGTGTCGTCGACACCGAGCTGCCTTCTCACATCACCCACGAGGCCACCCGGCAGGCCGTGCAGAAGGGTTACGACGAGGCCACGGTCAAGCCCGAGGAGATCGCTGAGGTCATTGCATTCACGCTCTCCCGGCCCCGACATCTGGCCATCAATGAGATCCTGCTCCGCCCGGCGAGCCAACTCGGCTGA
- a CDS encoding oxidoreductase, with protein sequence MTTWLITGASSGLGAALAHAVLDHGDSAVITARNADHVKSIVDAHPNSALAVALDVTDHDQVVAAVDAATERFGSIDVLVNNAGHGYRAAVEEAAVDEVDELFATNFFGPVDLIKQVLPQMRARRSGTIVNVSSIGAPRSNPASGYYTATKAALEGMSDALNREVAPLGIRVMVIEPGAFRTDFAGRSLMESRTVIDDYAETAGKRRKENDHTHGTQQGDPDRAAQVIIATVEGEQAPFRLLLGTDAIQIVRDEYQTRIDEIDEWAHISATTDFAD encoded by the coding sequence ATGACCACTTGGTTGATCACGGGAGCGTCGAGCGGTCTCGGAGCCGCACTGGCACACGCTGTCCTCGACCACGGAGACAGTGCTGTGATCACCGCCCGCAACGCCGACCACGTGAAGAGCATCGTCGACGCACACCCGAACAGTGCGCTGGCAGTGGCGCTGGACGTCACCGACCACGACCAGGTGGTCGCCGCGGTCGACGCCGCCACCGAGCGGTTCGGAAGTATCGACGTGTTGGTCAACAACGCCGGCCACGGGTATCGGGCCGCGGTGGAGGAAGCAGCTGTGGACGAGGTGGACGAGCTGTTCGCCACGAACTTCTTCGGGCCTGTCGACCTGATCAAGCAGGTACTCCCGCAGATGCGCGCACGCCGGTCGGGCACCATCGTGAACGTCTCCTCGATCGGCGCGCCCCGATCGAACCCCGCCTCCGGCTACTACACCGCCACCAAGGCCGCTCTTGAAGGCATGTCCGACGCGTTGAACCGCGAGGTGGCGCCACTGGGTATCCGAGTGATGGTGATCGAACCGGGCGCGTTCCGCACCGATTTCGCCGGCCGCTCACTGATGGAGTCCCGCACCGTGATCGACGACTACGCCGAGACCGCCGGGAAGCGCCGCAAGGAGAACGACCACACCCACGGCACCCAGCAGGGCGACCCCGACCGCGCAGCGCAGGTCATCATCGCCACGGTCGAAGGGGAGCAAGCCCCGTTCCGGCTGCTGCTCGGTACCGATGCCATCCAGATCGTCCGCGACGAATACCAGACCCGCATCGACGAGATCGACGAATGGGCACATATCAGCGCCACCACCGACTTCGCCGATTAG
- a CDS encoding 2,3-bisphosphoglycerate-dependent phosphoglycerate mutase produces the protein MSGTGTLVLLRHCESIWNKEDRFAGWVDIPLSDRGRAQAMQCGDALACAGLRPDTVHTSMLSRAISTAEIALRAAGTGFVDIQTSWRLNERHYGALQGQSKEQIRATFGEAEFMRWRRAYQVRPPAIALSSPFSQADDARYRDIGVTPPSTESLADVLDRLLPYWYSAIVPDLCSGRTVLVVAHSNSLRALIKYLDAISDSDIARLNIPTGIPFRYDLDADLKPVDPGGSRISDHSPAI, from the coding sequence ATGTCGGGTACCGGCACGTTGGTGCTTCTGCGGCACTGCGAGAGCATCTGGAACAAAGAGGACCGCTTCGCCGGGTGGGTCGACATTCCACTGTCCGATCGCGGGCGCGCCCAGGCAATGCAGTGTGGTGACGCGCTCGCCTGTGCCGGCCTGCGGCCCGACACCGTCCATACGTCCATGTTGAGCCGTGCAATATCCACAGCCGAGATCGCGCTTCGGGCAGCCGGCACGGGTTTCGTCGACATTCAGACGAGCTGGCGGCTCAACGAACGCCACTACGGAGCGTTGCAGGGGCAAAGCAAAGAACAGATCCGTGCCACGTTCGGCGAGGCCGAGTTCATGCGGTGGCGCAGGGCATATCAGGTCCGCCCGCCCGCCATCGCCCTGTCGAGTCCCTTCAGCCAGGCCGACGATGCGCGATATCGTGACATCGGTGTCACTCCACCCTCAACGGAATCACTGGCCGATGTGCTCGACAGACTCCTGCCGTATTGGTATTCGGCGATCGTCCCCGACCTGTGCAGTGGACGCACTGTACTCGTTGTCGCCCACAGTAATTCGTTGCGTGCCCTGATCAAGTACCTCGACGCGATCTCGGATTCCGACATCGCCAGATTGAACATCCCCACAGGAATCCCTTTCCGGTATGACCTCGATGCCGACCTCAAACCGGTCGATCCCGGCGGCAGCCGTATCAGCGACCACTCACCAGCCATCTGA
- a CDS encoding alpha/beta fold hydrolase produces the protein MNELHDASKSVAEARSLPPFVLLHGGRHGGWCWRRVAQRLRAAGHEVYTPTLTGSGERAHLLGPDVGLDTHIRDLVSVFEYEDITDAILVAHSYGGMVASGAMAEIWPRVRHLVYLDGLLPRTGESVLDMIGPVRSAGMTAIAARDGEGWYIPPADASYYGVGDPDDTAWMNRRLTAQPLKTYQDEVGSTERAWNHATTFIQCTSSSLEQHVLDRARQRSVAAPQQFEYRLLGATHDAMVTAAPAVTELLLEVCRRSQP, from the coding sequence ATGAACGAGCTGCACGACGCGAGTAAGTCGGTCGCCGAGGCACGGTCCCTGCCGCCTTTCGTGCTCCTGCACGGTGGACGCCATGGTGGCTGGTGCTGGCGGCGAGTAGCGCAGCGTCTTCGAGCCGCCGGGCACGAGGTTTACACACCAACCCTGACGGGCTCGGGTGAACGTGCCCATCTGTTAGGCCCCGACGTGGGGTTGGATACGCACATCCGAGATTTGGTGAGCGTCTTCGAATACGAGGACATCACCGACGCCATATTGGTCGCGCACAGCTACGGTGGGATGGTCGCCAGCGGGGCAATGGCCGAAATCTGGCCGCGTGTCCGTCATTTGGTCTACCTTGACGGTCTTCTTCCACGCACCGGCGAATCAGTGCTCGACATGATCGGTCCCGTCCGCAGCGCCGGGATGACGGCCATCGCAGCCCGAGACGGCGAAGGGTGGTACATCCCTCCGGCGGACGCGTCCTACTACGGTGTCGGCGACCCCGACGACACCGCCTGGATGAACCGACGATTAACCGCGCAACCACTCAAGACCTACCAGGACGAAGTGGGCTCCACCGAACGCGCCTGGAACCACGCCACCACATTCATCCAATGCACTTCCTCATCGCTCGAACAGCATGTCCTGGACCGCGCACGACAACGCAGCGTGGCCGCACCACAGCAGTTCGAGTACCGGCTTCTCGGGGCCACACACGATGCCATGGTGACGGCAGCGCCCGCCGTGACGGAGCTCCTGCTGGAGGTGTGCCGGCGCAGTCAACCCTGA
- a CDS encoding MFS transporter, whose amino-acid sequence MFDTKRNPLTQTQRTSIESAPTANPESQHGIKRVATASFIGTVIEFYDFGIYGTAAALVFPHVFFPALGPAAGTVASFATFGVAFAARPFGSLLFGHFGDRYGRKKTLVATMLLMGIATILVGLMPTAAQIGVIAPILLVALRILQGLAAGGEYAGAVLFSSEHAPKAQRGFWGSFANLGGGGAIVLSNATFFLTAILVSDEDFVNWAWRVPFLASFLLVIVGLWIRLTTGESPVFTKEVKRGGTSRIPFVEAFKHQSREIALAIGILTMIMALVYVGGTYLVNYGTKELGLSRTYVLGMAMVGGLAVTLGCVIGAIMSDRFGRRFVLGCTATIGILWTLALFPILDMRSHAAFAVGLPVTALLAGIGTGPQGAFLSELFHTRYRYTAAGFSYSVAGMIGGGLLPIVGAWIVGAVGSMALGAILAVVCIISLICMAVLGETRHYDLDRAVATDDAEQS is encoded by the coding sequence ATGTTCGACACCAAGAGGAATCCCTTGACGCAAACTCAGCGCACCTCAATTGAGTCTGCACCGACCGCGAACCCAGAATCCCAGCATGGCATCAAACGCGTTGCCACTGCGAGCTTCATCGGAACCGTGATCGAGTTCTACGACTTCGGTATCTACGGGACTGCGGCAGCCCTCGTATTTCCCCACGTCTTCTTCCCTGCCCTCGGCCCCGCCGCAGGTACGGTTGCGTCATTCGCGACCTTCGGTGTCGCCTTCGCGGCGCGCCCCTTCGGCAGCCTGTTGTTCGGACATTTCGGGGATCGGTACGGCCGCAAGAAGACCCTGGTCGCGACGATGCTGTTGATGGGAATCGCGACCATCCTCGTCGGCCTCATGCCAACCGCGGCACAGATCGGCGTCATCGCGCCGATACTGTTGGTGGCCTTGCGGATTCTGCAAGGCCTTGCCGCCGGCGGTGAGTACGCCGGTGCCGTGCTGTTTTCTTCCGAACACGCGCCCAAAGCACAACGCGGCTTCTGGGGCTCCTTCGCAAATCTGGGTGGTGGCGGCGCCATCGTCTTGTCCAACGCTACCTTCTTCCTCACCGCAATACTGGTCAGCGACGAAGATTTTGTGAACTGGGCGTGGCGAGTACCATTCCTCGCTAGTTTCCTGCTGGTCATCGTGGGACTGTGGATCCGTCTCACAACTGGTGAATCACCGGTGTTCACAAAGGAAGTCAAACGTGGTGGCACATCCCGGATTCCGTTCGTAGAGGCATTCAAACACCAGTCACGCGAGATCGCACTGGCCATCGGCATCTTGACGATGATCATGGCCCTCGTTTATGTCGGCGGCACATATCTGGTGAACTACGGCACCAAGGAACTCGGGTTGTCACGCACCTATGTGCTGGGCATGGCGATGGTCGGTGGCCTGGCGGTCACCCTGGGCTGTGTCATCGGCGCCATCATGTCGGACCGCTTCGGACGCCGCTTCGTTCTGGGCTGTACAGCAACTATCGGCATCTTGTGGACGTTGGCACTGTTCCCGATCCTCGACATGCGCTCACACGCCGCGTTTGCGGTCGGACTTCCTGTGACTGCGTTGCTCGCCGGGATCGGCACCGGACCGCAGGGAGCCTTCCTATCCGAACTGTTCCACACCCGGTACCGTTACACCGCAGCCGGTTTCAGCTACAGCGTCGCGGGAATGATCGGTGGCGGCCTACTGCCGATCGTCGGCGCGTGGATTGTCGGGGCAGTCGGGAGTATGGCCCTGGGCGCGATCCTTGCGGTCGTCTGCATCATCAGCCTGATCTGCATGGCGGTTCTCGGAGAGACACGTCACTACGATCTCGACCGGGCAGTTGCGACCGACGACGCCGAACAGTCATGA